The genomic region CTTAGGGAGTGTCCACTTCAACGAGGTTTGAAGTCAGGAAGTTTAACAGAAGTGAAGTAAAAACTGAGATGAGGCAACTCAATCTGGGTACACCTTTTCTGGGTGAACATTTGATTCTTGGAGAATATGTACCACAGGGATCCATGTAGGGGTCAAATAAGTGTTAACACAGGACTTCAGTGTGTAGGTACCTTTAAGGCAGGATCAAATACACATGAACTGAGAGGTACTGGAATGAGAGAGATTTTCTAAAAAATTACGAAAATTTGAAGCATGCATTCTCCTGAAGTTGAACTGAATCTGCAGCAGTCTAGGCACAGAGAGTGAATGATTATCACATGTTAAGAAGCAGAATAATATCGGGAAAAAACATAATTCAGACAAAATTTCCCCCATCTGCTTAAAATGTATAGCACTTTCCATTTAAACAGTAAATCATCTTTTGTTGTGGGTGGCAAATAAAGCTGCATTAGTTTGGTAGAgctgtttttaagtttttgggGTAAGTCAATGTAAAGTGTTATGTCTCAAGTCAAGTTTTCAAATTCAAGCTGTAAGTCTCTCAGGTCTTTTAATGCCGACAGttaaaatgctatgaaattgggatgttttgcttcttcttcttttttcattgCTGGGACCAAATAATTTTAATACATATAcccaaaaaactaaaaacaaattcCAGGGATGTGTCTATTCAAGGCCTGTCTGGCAGTGTATCAGGTCCAAGTCAAATGTCATGGCCTAATTATCATTGATTAAAGTCTGAATACATAAATTAAGGACACCTTTAACAAGTGTAAATTTTAGAAAACTCTAGAAGTCAGTGCTTCAAATATTTACAAGATTATTTTGGGCCGGTTGAGACTTATTTTATGACGTGAAGAAATCATACTGTAATTCTGCTATACACGTTTTTAATGAGGCTTACATTGTTTTTATAAGTTTTGCTTTATTTCCCTATTGTAAAACTGAATGTTGCTGTTCGACATTCTGTTTCTGTAGACAGCGCCAGACACATTGGTCACAGGTTACTGTTTATGTGGTCAGTATTCACTCACATCCTAAATTGCCATTATCGCTCCCAGTGTTACTGATCTGCTGCTCcaatttgcattcatttgttgAAAAGGGATGACTTGATActtaaaactgaaaaaagacCTGGTAGTTTTCTCTCAAATTCCATTTCGCTGCAAGACTGTCCAAGGCTTTTATATGGTTTTTATATCTCACGATCAATTCTTTCTCTTCCTTTGGCTGAATGTCCGGGCCAGGGTAATCTGCCCTGCCTTCAGTCTGTTGAGCCTGTGCTTTGTCTTCTTATGCAGTTGTTATGGATGTCTCCTTACTCGTAGCTGCTGAGGCGCACGGAGGACTACTGGAGGAAcagccacccacacacacacacacacacacacacacacctcttgttGGTGGAGTTCATCAGGGGCGACACTGCAGTTAGCCTTGAAGTGCTCTTGATGCTTGAGTGCTTTTTCCTTGAGTCCGTTTTGAAGAAGTGGTGAACTTAGAAatgcagtaaaaaaaactaacaaaaatagATCAGCAAGCATTAGCCACCTTATGTCACATTAACACTTTGAAATATAGCCACCTACAATTTAACTACTATAGTTTTATGTTGCTCTCTGAGACACTTCAATTATACATTTTCAGTATATTACTGGAATCCTCTGAAATATAGGATCACTGCCCTCTCTACTTAACCTCTacttaaacaaaaaacaaaaacacttttaCTTCTTTGTGGAGTTTCTTTTGCATTTGGAGGCAATGTGTATGCCAGACAAAAAAGTAGATAAAAGTGTGGAAATATCTGTTTATCTTAAAGTTCTGTCACTCACCTTCTTACTTTCCTTCCCATTCGTTTTCCTCAGGCGTAGTGTGTCTGTGCTGACGTTGATGTCGTCTGAAGTCTCCCCAGGCAATAAAACGCATGAGAGGAAATGTGttatgtattgtatttggatTACACAGAAACTTACAATTAAGTTGAACTGTCCCTTCTGAAATGTCACTGGTCGTAATTTCACATTTGATGCTGTTTCATCATATACCTATCTAGCCAGAAGTGGCACGATGATgacttgagtttttttttttttttttaggattgcATCACAGGTGTACAGTAGTTGGTTGGCCCACTCCTAGTCCATAATGTGTTTCCATGACTGCTAATCTAGGTTTTCTTGGCAGGCTTGTTCACTCTTTGCAGTAGTGTGTGCTTTGGTAAAATGCTGTTGCCTAATTAACAaatttcctgtgttttttgtgtgtgcacatggaCAAACAAGTGAACTTAACCTCTATAAGTATTCCTTCTTTGCAGACTTTTGTCCCTCGGAGATTAGTAGCGTGACAATCAATCAAGAGGAGCAATCCTGGTCTCTCACTTCCACTAATGGAATATTGACAAATGATGACGTTTGAAATGAGTGATGGATACCCCAAAAGGTACTAGATCTATAGGCCCACTTGTTAACTGTCTGGCACATTCAGTGTCAAACGCTTTAAGTCAAACATTTGTCACAAGTGGGAAAATATCCGATTGACAGTGTGATTTTTGTGGGTTGAATCCGATTGGATTTTAGCGAcataaataatgaataagcATTCAAGCCATAAGTCAGTGATGTTCTATACAGTATCCTGTATATGAATATATCAGAATGTTTATAATATTGTGCCCAAAAAATTCACTAACTTTTCACTAACCTATCCACTGCTCGGTGCTGAGCAGCTAGAGTACAATGGGTCTGagagctgaaaacagctgctagctgctgaaAAAGGGGTTAAAGAGAGCAGTGAGACGGCGCCATCCAGTACATTTACAGGCTGTGAGTGGAGCTTTAAAGCCTACACATACTGCTAAATGGCTTTCAGCATGACTAACATATATAGCTGCCTAATACCTGTTCTCCTGATGCATTTTCTCACGGTGTACACCACTAAAATAGTAATgtacatacaaaataaacacAGAGTGACAAAGCTGAATGTTACCAGGCTGAAATAAAATGCCATTCTGCCATTCAGCAGAGCTCAGGCCAGATTAGCCTGCTTAGCTATAATGTCCTCTGGCATTTAGGACCATCCAATGCTCCAGATCTCTTTCTCATTCTATATACTGTTTTACAATTCCAACCTctatttcctcttcctcctccctttATTGTCAATGACTAGGATTTAATGATTACATCTGGCGGTGCCACAAATTAATTCCTGCCTCTCTGGCAAAAAGCTGTTCCCCACCTGATTATGCAAAGCAGGCCTACATTCTCTCCCTTTGAAGTGGAGGAAAAGCTGCTCAGAGATTCTCCCCTTGAGGAAACACTGCAATATGAGGAACATCAACAAACCAGAGTTCACACAAAGGTCAGCACCATGGTTAACCTCAATGAAGCCCCACTTCATCTCCACATCTCGCTACTTTTAGGTTGTTGattgtggtggtggtgtaatgatGCACTCATATCAGAGACTGAAGGTACTTTTCAAAGACACGCAGAAATGCAGTGAAAGTGGGACAGCCAATAAAAATAGCCATATAAATGCACCCAATAATGCTCGTGTGTATGTCCACAGAGTAGTCGCATGAAACCGGTGTGAGGCTCTTGTAGCGTACCTATTTCAGTGTCTCATAGGCTCGCTCAGAACCACCAGCCATATATATTTGCTAGGAAGAAATAAGGGTTTTCACACATAAATGCCTTTGCAACAGCATACTTTGTCAGTCTGTTATGTTCAAAAGGGTAAAAATATATGAATTATTGTTTGTTATCGTCTACAGTTACTTTCAAAACACCTTTCGGCTTCTGGTCTGAGCAATCACAGCCTGATGAAAAGCTACAACACTGTAATGAAATACGTAGTCTACTTTTCACTCAAGTGTGACACAAGAACAAGCCACCCAGATAATGAGCCACTAGAAGAGATGAATCTGCCATCTCAATCACACTGAAGGGAGGTATGATGACCGATGGAAGATTATTGCTAGTGAGACTTGAAGCATGTGTTAATTCAGAATAGGACAATGCAGGAAGGGAATAGCAGGGATAAAGAAAGAGAAACTGTGTTAATTTTATCATTACTGCTCTTCCTGGTTATTGAACTAATCTTTCAGACAGGAAATGTTTAGCCTCCTGTTGAGTATGTAATGTCGTGTTGACATTTAAAATAGTGTCATGGCACTTagatgttaaaaaacaaacataggaCAATAAACGCATCAGTAAAACGATGTTCAGataaaaacttttaaaatattcagtgaTGAGTCAAGAGGTAATCAAATTTTAGTAAATGCAACATGATTTAGTTACTCAAGGCTTCAGAAGATGGAGATTCTGAATGTGAGTTTCTGTGTCGCTAAGTCTTGTAATGTCACTCACACTACTCACACCATAAGCACTCACTTCTTATAAAATACACTGTGaattcatttttaatattaaaatttTCATCGCAGTATATTGCAGTCTTACGGTATTATCAATTTTATTATACCATGTGGACACACTGTTATTAATGTGAAGCacttaaaaaacattttcagtcGATATCATTGAATTGTACATCTGCAGTGTCAGTAATTTCTATAGTTGCCAGGAACaataaatcataataataaataaaaaaggggtGGGTTGCAGAGGCTAAAATAATACAATGAAACCTGCGATTATTGAGTGTTTTTGCCatttgggggcagcagaaaaaaagttgtgaatGTGCATTAGTGTGTTTGTCAGTTTGTGTGAGTGAGTTACATGCCAGTTCCATAAGGTACTTTGCATCTTAAAAAACCCACGGGTGACAAATGTTTTACAAAGCAAATGTGTATGTTTAGCCACTTGTTTCCATATATCTTTTCTGCACAGGAGGACACACACTATTTCCTTCTTCTGATCCGAGACAAAAACATGGGTCCCCAGGTCTTGCCGGGCTGAGGAACCACTAAAATGCCGAGTCTGTGGCGATAAGGGGACGAAGTGCCATTCTGTGGCTGCAGGGATGGCTTGTGAGGTGTTTGTCCATGACCAGGGTGAGCAGGGCTAAATGTAAAGTATTTTGCCAAAGGAATGGCGATCTCCTCCCACAGGTCTTCGGGATCAGCCTCTGGACAGTCATTCAGCACTGTCTCAACCACAGCACAGTTCTCAGAGCTGGACAGAGTGCAAGTTGAATAGACCACAGCGCCCCCTGGACGCACCGCTGACAGCGCAGACCTGTAGAGagtagacatacagtatattgcacTTCATTAGAGAACTTCCTCGATATTACACATTAGACattttgtggctccagagggagctgtgcGAAGTCTGACaaattgcctcaagtgatgtcacttgattCGGCGTCGGTTGGGTCTGAggactacaagtttgaaaatgggAAAACAAATCTAggggtgtggagttagaaaaaagtaaaagcttaccagacctctgtagcccgcTCCTCAGCTCTGTTTGAAGCTAGCGGGTTGAGCCTACATAAGccgctactagcataacacTGACTAAACTGTCGAGTTGCATTGTCGGTAATGTAGGCGCCAGGTTTTTGAGAAGAAAGAAGAATGTGTGGaacaaaaaagacatttttctcCGGTTCTGTACTCTCTTAACATTGAAGAATCTAAATTATCATTTCACACAATTCTACAAAGCTGTATTATATTAAGTTGCATACAAATGGTCACCTCCAATATACCGTATATGTTTGTCGAGTTTCACCTCCCTCAACACAGTAAAAGACTTGACTATCTTTTGACTGATACAAGTGCTCTTTGTTGTTTTCAGTTGCTTTGACATTCAAATGTTAATGAACTGAATTGACAGATGATGCAAATTGCCATCAACCTTATGTTATTTCACTTAATAGCACTACATTTGTAATTGTGATTAACTTAAGTCAATTTTTATATAGTATTTACATTGTTTACATGTGTTCAACTGTACAGTGCAGGGGAATATTTCATGAAAATGTTAGATTtcaggacattttttttttttttaccttacaCGGGTATATCACATATACCCGTGTATATATATCCTACCCTTTTCTATGTTGGGGATTGGACTAACCTAAGCAGTTGAGTCTGGAGCGCAGGCAGCCTGGCTCTTTCCTTCAGTCTCTGTTCCCCCTGCTGGCTGCTGCAAGAATACAACCAGCTCCTGTCGTTAGAACATGGAGCATCGACTAAAACCTGCAACAGAGAGAGCAAGAAATGTGAGTAGTCCAGAGTCTGAGTCAGAGTTCAAGAGCGTACTGTAATGGCAGCTGGAGACAGGATCAAAGAAGAAAAGCAAAAGGTAAGAAAtaagaaaatgtaaatagttaATTAAGGTAAAAGCAGTACATAGTTTCCCCCACATAAACTCTGAAACTTCACACCTCAGCTGAAAATGTTCCAACAAATCTGTCCTCTATACAATGCAGCTTGAATCTCTGCAGTCTTTTTGTACTACTCAACTGCCTTTCAGTCTTTGTTCCCACTGTGTCTCAACCTTTTCATTCTGTGCTttccttttttctattttttggtcCATTATCAGTCACTTTGAGTCCTTTGAAACCTCCCGGCCATGTGTCTGCCTCTTCTTGGTTCCTATTTTGAATAAACGGTTTTCTTCTCTCCCGCTGGGCTTATTAGCTTCTCTTCAAAGGCTTGCTGTTCTCATTCATTTCTAACCATGGCCttgaaaaaaaactcaatttGTTGGacactgaagaaaaaaatcagtcACATGCTGGTATAAACAAGACTCCCCTCACCTTGTCATATGTTCCTGCTTCACTTTGCCCAAAAGACCGTCCATCCTGTGCAGACACAATCACTCTGCTGATTAGTGACTGAGGCAGAAAAGACTCCAGGGTTTTGGACAGCCAGTCTCGTCTGTGAGGGTCTGGTTCATTACAGCAGAGAAGTGCTGGAACACAACAAAGGGCAGCATTATTTGTTACCAGTATTCAATGGAAATAAGCTATGCACAGCAGACATTACACAACCTAGATTCAACTGCAGCAACTTCAGGAAAATGTCATTTGGTGTGCTGTCGACACCCCTTTACTAATACGGTAGGTTATGATTTGGTGTCATTTCAATCAAATTAAGTGTAACCATTAATATATATTAGCTATATGAGTTGATAAATATGAGTATTATAAATaccaatatttaaaatgtaacaagtTATAACTTGATAACTTGTATACACTCAGCAGtgtatacattatatttatCTTCTACTGCATTGTGTTAAAAAACTGTACTAAATCCACTATCTTATACTTCCTTGcatgataataaataaaatcaaataaaagttTGCAAAGTCCTTTGAAAACACTTGCATTACCTGGGGTGGCACACTGTGTTATGGCTAAAGCTTTGCCCCCAGGGGCAGAGCAAAGATCCAAAACCTTCTCCCCATCTCTGATTTGCAAAGCCAGCACTGGAAGCAGGGAGGCCGCATTCAGGAGGTAGTACTGCTTCAGCTGGCCAGGCCTGTGAGCCTGAGAGGGAAACCGCAGTGGATATGGATGGATGTAACATTGTAACGTAGGACGGGGCGAACTAAGAGAAGGCTCTGATTGAAGGTCTTGACAGAGCTCATGAGAGGTGCTGTCAGGTTGGAGATGGGAGTCATTAGGAGGGCACTTGGAGATGTAGTCAGGTGACAACAGAGAGCCTTTTTGGTATTTAGAATTTGACACTGTTTGCGGCAGCAATGTGGAAAAGCCCTGTGATTGGAGAATCTGTGTGATGCCTGTCACAGTGGTGAAGCGGTTGAGC from Sander lucioperca isolate FBNREF2018 chromosome 3, SLUC_FBN_1.2, whole genome shotgun sequence harbors:
- the nsun3 gene encoding tRNA (cytosine(34)-C(5))-methyltransferase, mitochondrial — protein: MLRNVYAPRRAFAVQKTLRRKKNQPFVRWNQRMTFRVDGRTDFTNQSCSAWRIICFKTTKPTPTAVWWSVKCHTGPEVVLQLNEQGAPHNQVTKRHRKERSLCQQVLERFDQQYSQELGDLWPSARAVLLDPHSWQYGVMLNRFTTVTGITQILQSQGFSTLLPQTVSNSKYQKGSLLSPDYISKCPPNDSHLQPDSTSHELCQDLQSEPSLSSPRPTLQCYIHPYPLRFPSQAHRPGQLKQYYLLNAASLLPVLALQIRDGEKVLDLCSAPGGKALAITQCATPALLCCNEPDPHRRDWLSKTLESFLPQSLISRVIVSAQDGRSFGQSEAGTYDKVLVDAPCSNDRSWLYSCSSQQGEQRLKERARLPALQTQLLRSALSAVRPGGAVVYSTCTLSSSENCAVVETVLNDCPEADPEDLWEEIAIPLAKYFTFSPAHPGHGQTPHKPSLQPQNGTSSPYRHRLGILVVPQPGKTWGPMFLSRIRRRK